In Hyphomicrobium denitrificans 1NES1, one DNA window encodes the following:
- the rlmN gene encoding 23S rRNA (adenine(2503)-C(2))-methyltransferase RlmN: MTAAPLVKIDAEPLASAAKPSLAGLTRARLKEALAAAGVPEKQLNMRVTQLWSWIYVRGITRFEDMTDVSKDLRRQLAALYTLDRPEIVSEQISVDGTRKWLLRLAKRGHEARPPEIETVYIPESDRGTLCISSQVGCTLTCSFCHTGTQRLVRNLEAEEIVAQIMLARDRIGDWPGAKGPDDGRLLPSSERKITNVVLMGMGEPLYNFDNVKAAMEVASDGDGLALSKRRITLSTSGVVPEIPRWGEEADTMLAISLHATNDALRDELVPINRKYPIAELMDACRNYPGLSNARRITFEYVMLKGVNDSLAEARALVKLLSGIPAKINLIPFNPWPNTRYECSDWETIERFAEVVNRAGYASPVRTPRGRDILAACGQLRSESLRLSASERRAGAEKA, encoded by the coding sequence ATGACTGCTGCTCCACTCGTTAAAATCGATGCCGAACCATTGGCCTCCGCCGCGAAGCCCTCCCTCGCGGGGTTGACGCGTGCGCGCCTGAAGGAAGCCCTCGCCGCTGCAGGCGTTCCGGAGAAACAGCTCAACATGCGTGTGACCCAGCTTTGGAGCTGGATCTACGTGCGCGGCATCACACGCTTCGAGGACATGACCGACGTCTCGAAGGATCTGCGCCGCCAGCTCGCCGCGCTCTACACGCTCGACCGCCCCGAGATCGTCTCGGAGCAAATCTCCGTCGACGGCACGCGCAAGTGGCTTCTGCGCCTCGCAAAGCGCGGCCACGAAGCCCGCCCGCCGGAAATCGAAACCGTCTACATCCCCGAAAGCGATCGCGGCACGCTTTGCATATCGAGCCAGGTTGGCTGCACGTTGACGTGCTCGTTCTGCCATACCGGCACCCAGCGCCTCGTCCGCAATCTCGAAGCCGAAGAGATCGTCGCCCAGATCATGCTGGCCCGCGATCGCATCGGCGACTGGCCCGGCGCCAAAGGCCCAGACGACGGCCGCCTGCTTCCTTCAAGCGAACGCAAGATCACCAACGTCGTGCTGATGGGCATGGGCGAGCCGCTTTATAATTTCGATAACGTCAAAGCCGCGATGGAGGTCGCCTCCGACGGCGACGGGTTGGCGCTCTCGAAACGGCGCATCACGCTCTCGACGTCGGGGGTCGTTCCCGAGATTCCGCGTTGGGGAGAAGAAGCCGACACGATGCTCGCGATCTCGCTGCACGCGACGAACGACGCGCTGCGTGACGAATTGGTGCCGATCAATCGCAAGTACCCGATCGCGGAGCTGATGGACGCCTGCCGCAACTATCCTGGGCTTTCGAATGCACGGCGCATCACCTTCGAATACGTCATGCTGAAGGGCGTCAACGACAGCCTCGCGGAGGCGCGCGCCCTTGTGAAGCTGCTTTCAGGCATCCCGGCGAAGATCAACCTGATCCCGTTCAACCCGTGGCCCAATACGCGCTACGAATGCTCCGATTGGGAAACGATCGAACGCTTCGCCGAGGTCGTAAACCGGGCGGGCTATGCAAGTCCCGTCCGCACGCCGCGCGGGCGCGATATTCTCGCAGCCTGTGGGCAGTTGCGGTCGGAAAGCCTGCGTTTGAGCGCCAGTGAGCGCCGCGCTGGTGCTGAGAAGGCATAG
- the hslU gene encoding ATP-dependent protease ATPase subunit HslU yields MTNFSPREIVSELDRYIVGQNDAKRAVAIALRNRWRRQQLTGELREEVLPKNILMIGPTGVGKTEISRRLAKLAGAPFLKVEATKFTEVGYVGRDVDSIIRDLVEVGISLVKNVKRQEVRARAEKAAEERVIDALVGSGSSLATRESFRKKLRNNELNDKEIDILVADTAPQMPMFDLPGGGSMSTINLGDMLGKAFGQRTKPRRVTVRDSFEILIADESDKLIDNDQITAEAVTSVQNNGIVFLDEIDKICSRGDGTRAGGADVSREGVQRDLLPLIEGTTVTTKHGPVKTDHILFIASGAFHVSKPSDLLPELQGRLPIRVELNALTRDDMKRILTEPQASLIKQYVALMETEGVALEFRSDAIDAIADAAVEVNSTVENIGARRLQTVLERVLDDISFEASDRSGQALAIDGAYVTERVGQLSKNADLSRFIL; encoded by the coding sequence ATGACCAACTTCTCTCCCCGCGAAATCGTTTCCGAACTCGATCGCTATATCGTCGGACAGAACGACGCCAAGCGCGCCGTCGCAATTGCCTTGCGCAACCGCTGGCGACGCCAGCAGCTGACCGGAGAGCTGCGCGAGGAAGTCCTGCCGAAAAACATTCTGATGATCGGACCGACGGGTGTCGGCAAAACCGAAATCTCGCGACGTCTCGCGAAGCTCGCTGGCGCGCCGTTCCTGAAAGTCGAAGCCACGAAATTCACCGAGGTTGGCTACGTTGGCCGCGACGTCGACAGCATCATCCGCGACCTCGTCGAAGTCGGGATCTCACTCGTCAAGAACGTCAAGCGCCAAGAGGTCCGCGCACGCGCCGAAAAGGCCGCTGAGGAACGCGTGATCGACGCGCTCGTCGGCAGCGGATCGTCGCTCGCAACGCGCGAAAGCTTCCGCAAGAAGCTGCGCAACAACGAATTGAACGACAAGGAGATCGATATCCTCGTCGCCGATACGGCTCCGCAGATGCCGATGTTCGATCTTCCCGGCGGCGGTTCGATGTCGACGATCAATCTCGGCGATATGCTGGGCAAAGCGTTCGGCCAGCGAACGAAGCCGCGCCGCGTCACGGTCAGAGACAGTTTCGAGATCTTGATCGCAGATGAAAGCGACAAGCTGATCGATAACGATCAGATCACGGCCGAAGCCGTAACCTCGGTTCAGAACAACGGCATCGTTTTCCTCGACGAGATCGACAAGATCTGCTCGCGCGGCGATGGCACGCGGGCCGGCGGCGCGGACGTCTCCCGCGAAGGCGTGCAGCGCGACCTCCTCCCGCTCATCGAAGGGACGACAGTTACGACAAAGCACGGCCCGGTAAAAACGGACCATATCCTGTTTATTGCATCAGGCGCATTTCACGTCTCGAAGCCGTCCGATCTTCTTCCCGAATTGCAGGGCCGCCTGCCAATCCGCGTCGAACTCAATGCGCTGACGCGAGACGACATGAAGCGCATCCTGACGGAGCCGCAGGCGAGCCTGATCAAGCAGTACGTCGCGTTGATGGAAACGGAAGGCGTAGCGCTCGAGTTCAGGTCCGATGCGATCGACGCCATCGCCGATGCCGCCGTTGAGGTGAATTCGACTGTCGAAAACATCGGCGCGCGCCGCCTGCAGACGGTTCTGGAGCGCGTCCTGGACGACATCTCGTTCGAGGCGTCCGACCGCAGCGGCCAAGCACTCGCAATCGATGGCGCCTACGTGACCGAACGCGTTGGCCAGCTTTCCAAAAATGCCGACCTGAGCCGATTTATCTTGTAA
- the hslV gene encoding ATP-dependent protease subunit HslV: MTHESQNSGNSSWHATTILTVRKDGKVVVAGDGQVSLGQTVIKSNAKKVRRLGKGDVIGGFAGATADAFTLFERLEAKLEQYPGQLTRACVELAKDWRTDRFLRRLEAMMIVADATTTLVLTGTGDVLEPENAIAGIGSGGNYALAAARALFDQPLDAETIARKAMSIAAEICVYTNTNIVVETLDSKTS, translated from the coding sequence ATGACGCACGAGAGCCAAAATTCCGGCAATTCAAGCTGGCATGCCACGACGATCCTGACGGTTCGCAAGGATGGCAAAGTTGTAGTTGCCGGCGACGGTCAGGTCAGCCTCGGCCAGACCGTCATCAAATCGAACGCGAAAAAGGTCCGCCGCCTTGGCAAGGGCGACGTCATCGGCGGATTTGCCGGGGCCACGGCCGATGCCTTCACGTTATTCGAGCGCCTCGAAGCCAAGCTCGAGCAGTACCCCGGACAATTGACCCGCGCCTGCGTCGAGCTAGCCAAGGACTGGCGCACCGACCGCTTCCTGCGCCGTCTTGAGGCGATGATGATCGTTGCTGACGCAACGACGACCCTCGTCCTGACCGGGACAGGCGACGTGTTGGAGCCGGAAAATGCGATTGCAGGCATCGGCTCCGGCGGCAATTACGCCCTTGCCGCCGCCCGCGCTCTCTTCGATCAACCGCTCGACGCCGAGACGATCGCGCGCAAAGCCATGTCCATTGCCGCCGAAATCTGCGTCTACACGAACACCAATATCGTGGTCGAAACCCTCGATTCCAAAACCTCCTGA
- the hisB gene encoding imidazoleglycerol-phosphate dehydratase HisB, whose protein sequence is MKRQATITRKTKETEISATVNLDGSGAYDISTGIGFLDHMLEQLARHSLIDITLRAKGDLHIDFHHTAEDTGIVLGQAVAKALGDKAGIVRYADVHLPMDETLTRVAVDVSSRPFLIWKVEFSRPKIGEMDTELFREWFQAFAQNAGITLHVENLYGENNHHIAETCYKGLARALRTAIAVDPRQAGRVPSTKGTLQG, encoded by the coding sequence GTGAAGCGCCAGGCGACGATCACGCGCAAGACTAAGGAGACCGAGATCTCCGCGACCGTCAATCTGGACGGTTCGGGCGCATATGATATTTCGACCGGAATCGGCTTTCTCGACCATATGCTCGAGCAGCTGGCGCGGCATTCGCTGATCGACATCACACTCCGGGCCAAGGGCGACCTTCATATCGATTTCCACCACACCGCCGAGGATACGGGCATCGTTCTCGGGCAGGCGGTCGCGAAGGCGCTCGGCGACAAGGCCGGCATCGTTCGCTATGCCGACGTGCATCTGCCGATGGACGAGACGCTGACGCGCGTCGCGGTCGACGTTTCGAGCCGTCCGTTTCTGATCTGGAAGGTCGAGTTTTCGCGCCCCAAGATCGGCGAGATGGACACGGAACTCTTCCGCGAATGGTTTCAAGCTTTCGCGCAGAATGCCGGTATCACGCTGCATGTCGAGAATCTGTATGGCGAGAACAATCACCATATTGCAGAGACCTGCTATAAGGGTTTGGCCCGCGCGCTCAGAACGGCGATTGCGGTTGATCCACGCCAAGCCGGGCGTGTCCCTTCGACGAAGGGCACGCTGCAGGGCTAA
- a CDS encoding DUF2628 domain-containing protein yields MVTYTVHEPPDPGSDRADRGVELEFVKDGFSWLTAICPPIGFLANGLWLFTLAYFVGAAALGWVLSTLKLGPQMTGVVFLIINIYLGFEISTLKRWMLEQTGWQALGVVTGKSIAECERRFFESWLPTQPIIAGEAAGQSGSSVPPVPVRRGSRFWPFGTRR; encoded by the coding sequence GTGGTGACTTACACTGTCCATGAACCGCCGGATCCCGGTTCCGATCGCGCCGATCGCGGCGTCGAACTGGAGTTCGTCAAAGACGGATTTTCGTGGCTGACGGCGATCTGCCCGCCGATCGGGTTTCTTGCCAACGGGCTTTGGCTTTTTACCCTCGCTTATTTCGTCGGCGCTGCCGCGCTCGGATGGGTGCTCAGCACATTGAAGCTCGGTCCGCAGATGACCGGTGTCGTGTTTCTGATAATCAATATCTACCTCGGATTTGAGATTTCGACGCTGAAGCGCTGGATGCTCGAACAGACCGGCTGGCAGGCGCTGGGTGTCGTCACGGGTAAATCGATTGCCGAATGCGAGCGGCGTTTCTTCGAAAGCTGGCTTCCGACCCAGCCGATCATCGCTGGTGAGGCGGCGGGGCAATCGGGAAGCTCCGTGCCACCCGTCCCGGTGCGGCGCGGCTCTCGCTTCTGGCCGTTCGGCACGCGGCGCTGA
- the hisH gene encoding imidazole glycerol phosphate synthase subunit HisH: MQNVVIIDYGSGNLHSAAKAFESAAREGSVPSNIIVSPRPEDVLAADRVVLPGVGAYADCKHGLERVPGLIAALEDAVRAKGRPFLGICVGMQLLSERGLEFAETPGLGWIKGEVRAIEPRDPALKIPHMGWNTLNVVNSHALLDGIPTGPDGWHAYFVHSFGFVPKERRVVVAETDYGGPITALVADGNIAGTQFHPEKSQKLGLKLIANFLGWKP, from the coding sequence ATGCAAAACGTCGTCATCATCGATTACGGATCGGGAAACCTTCACTCCGCCGCCAAAGCCTTTGAAAGCGCGGCGCGCGAGGGTTCGGTGCCTTCCAACATCATCGTCAGTCCGCGGCCTGAGGACGTGCTGGCGGCGGACCGCGTCGTGCTGCCCGGCGTCGGCGCCTATGCCGACTGCAAGCATGGTCTTGAGCGCGTTCCGGGCCTGATCGCGGCGCTAGAAGACGCCGTGCGTGCCAAAGGACGGCCGTTTCTCGGGATTTGCGTCGGGATGCAGCTTCTGAGCGAGCGCGGGCTCGAATTTGCGGAGACGCCGGGGCTTGGATGGATCAAAGGTGAAGTGCGCGCGATCGAGCCTAGGGATCCTGCGCTCAAAATCCCCCACATGGGCTGGAACACGCTTAACGTCGTCAACAGCCACGCACTGTTGGACGGCATTCCGACAGGCCCGGACGGATGGCATGCGTATTTCGTGCACTCGTTCGGGTTCGTGCCGAAAGAGCGCCGCGTCGTGGTTGCGGAGACGGACTACGGCGGACCGATTACGGCGCTCGTCGCGGACGGCAATATCGCGGGCACGCAATTTCACCCTGAGAAGAGCCAGAAACTCGGTCTCAAGCTGATCGCGAACTTTCTTGGCTGGAAGCCCTAG
- a CDS encoding outer membrane protein: MQTASADEYYRGSLKDGPVVAQGYNWSGFYGGVNAGYTWNNWDWPSLNPYVAPPKPCGDCGPPNQNLSGAMLGGTVGYNHQIDRFVIGVEGDFNFANISDSQRDGNYLVETSKIEHFATIRARAGLLLTPALLAYATGGVAFQDLEYGESCPSDASAVTAGWCRSVANGGHGPYSLSKSQWNTGYVVGGGLEWMIAERVSLKVEGLYADFGTNDYQLGLMADGKPLPKKSIENSETMLKVGVNYHF, encoded by the coding sequence GTGCAAACCGCTTCAGCAGATGAATATTACAGGGGAAGTTTGAAGGACGGCCCCGTTGTCGCCCAAGGCTACAATTGGTCAGGGTTCTACGGCGGCGTTAATGCCGGATACACATGGAACAATTGGGATTGGCCAAGTTTAAATCCCTACGTAGCGCCCCCGAAACCGTGTGGCGATTGCGGGCCTCCGAACCAGAATCTTTCGGGCGCGATGCTGGGCGGCACAGTTGGCTACAATCATCAGATCGACAGATTTGTGATCGGCGTTGAGGGTGATTTCAATTTTGCAAACATCTCGGACTCGCAGCGCGACGGCAACTATCTAGTTGAAACGTCGAAGATCGAGCATTTCGCAACCATCCGGGCGCGCGCAGGTCTTCTTCTAACGCCCGCGCTTCTTGCTTACGCGACGGGCGGTGTTGCTTTTCAAGACCTGGAATACGGGGAATCGTGTCCGTCCGACGCCTCGGCCGTTACTGCCGGTTGGTGCCGTTCGGTCGCCAACGGCGGTCATGGCCCTTACAGTCTTTCTAAGAGCCAATGGAATACGGGCTACGTAGTGGGCGGCGGCCTTGAATGGATGATTGCCGAAAGGGTGTCGCTGAAGGTCGAGGGCCTTTATGCCGATTTCGGGACCAATGACTATCAACTCGGTCTGATGGCCGACGGTAAGCCGTTGCCGAAAAAAAGCATCGAGAACTCCGAAACGATGCTGAAGGTCGGCGTCAACTACCACTTTTAG
- the hisA gene encoding 1-(5-phosphoribosyl)-5-[(5-phosphoribosylamino)methylideneamino]imidazole-4-carboxamide isomerase: MILFPAIDLKDGKCVRLKLGEMDAATVFNDDPAAQALAFERQGFKYLHIVDLNGAFAGKPVNGTAVEAILKAIKMPAQLGGGIRDLATIEAWLDKGIRRVILGTVAVRDPVLVKDAAKRFPGRVAVGIDAKGGKVAVEGWAETSELTAVDLAKRFEDAGVAAIIYTDIERDGVLKGLNLPATAALAKATRIPIIASGGLASIDDVRALLKPEYKMLEGAITGRALYDGRIDPREALELLGTA; the protein is encoded by the coding sequence GTGATCCTTTTTCCGGCCATCGATTTGAAAGACGGCAAGTGCGTGCGGCTGAAGCTCGGTGAGATGGACGCCGCGACGGTGTTCAACGACGATCCGGCGGCGCAGGCGCTCGCCTTCGAGCGGCAAGGTTTCAAGTATCTGCATATCGTCGACCTCAACGGCGCCTTCGCGGGCAAACCGGTCAATGGTACTGCCGTCGAGGCGATCCTGAAGGCCATCAAAATGCCGGCGCAGCTCGGCGGCGGCATCCGCGATCTGGCGACGATCGAAGCCTGGCTTGATAAAGGGATTCGCCGCGTCATCCTCGGCACAGTCGCGGTGCGCGATCCGGTACTGGTCAAAGATGCCGCAAAACGGTTTCCAGGGCGCGTCGCCGTGGGCATCGACGCGAAGGGCGGCAAGGTCGCCGTCGAAGGCTGGGCCGAGACATCTGAACTGACGGCCGTCGATCTCGCGAAGCGTTTCGAGGATGCAGGCGTCGCCGCGATCATCTATACGGATATCGAGCGCGACGGCGTTCTGAAGGGGCTCAATCTGCCGGCGACGGCGGCGCTAGCGAAAGCGACGCGCATCCCGATCATTGCGTCGGGCGGGCTTGCGTCGATAGATGACGTGCGCGCGCTCTTGAAGCCCGAATACAAGATGCTCGAAGGCGCGATTACGGGCCGGGCGCTCTATGATGGGCGCATCGATCCAAGAGAAGCTCTCGAACTTTTGGGAACAGCATGA
- a CDS encoding peptide chain release factor 3 — MSQTAPVGPKMPPEIARRRTFAIISHPDAGKTTLTEKLLLFGGAIQMAGAVKARGERRRTRSDWMQIEQQRGISVTSSVMTFERNGIVYNLLDTPGHSDFSEDTYRTLSAVDAAVMVMDAAKGIESQTRKLFEVCRLRDIPIITFINKIDREAEDPLTLLDQIASDLALDLVPMAWPVGMGTDFRGVLDLMGNKILLPENGERGASFGHAEALSELADIRKIDGIDERIADRALEGVELAQGALPPFDLEAFREGHLSPVFFGSALKNFGVEQLLDALAQWAPGPLPRKATQRTVEPGEDQVTGFVFKVQANMDPNHRDRVAFVRLCSGRFKRGMKLLHVRDNKPMTVSSPTFFFGQGRETADEAYAGDIIGVPNHGTLRVGDTLTEKENLKFTGIPNFAPELLRRVVIQDAMKAKQLNRALDDLAEEGIVQVFTPVAGGRQILGVVGQLQFEVLQSRVANEYGVPVTLEQSPFELARWISADDPAKLQKFVDAHRGEIATDRDGALVFLAESAWMLKYKGEKFPDIKFAALRERGE; from the coding sequence ATGTCGCAGACCGCGCCGGTCGGGCCCAAAATGCCGCCCGAAATCGCGCGACGCCGCACGTTCGCGATCATCTCGCATCCCGACGCCGGTAAAACGACGCTGACAGAAAAACTCTTGCTGTTCGGCGGCGCCATCCAGATGGCCGGTGCCGTCAAGGCGCGCGGTGAGCGGCGGCGCACGCGCTCCGACTGGATGCAGATCGAACAGCAGCGCGGCATCTCGGTGACGTCGTCGGTGATGACGTTCGAACGCAATGGCATCGTCTACAATCTGCTCGATACGCCGGGCCACTCGGATTTCAGCGAAGATACGTATCGCACGCTATCGGCGGTCGACGCAGCCGTCATGGTCATGGACGCCGCGAAGGGTATCGAAAGCCAGACGCGCAAGCTGTTCGAGGTCTGTCGGCTTCGCGATATTCCGATCATCACCTTCATCAATAAGATCGATCGCGAAGCGGAAGATCCATTGACGTTGCTCGATCAGATTGCGTCAGACCTGGCGCTCGATCTCGTACCGATGGCGTGGCCGGTCGGGATGGGCACGGACTTTCGTGGCGTGCTCGACCTGATGGGCAACAAAATTCTGCTTCCGGAAAATGGCGAGCGCGGCGCCTCTTTCGGGCATGCGGAAGCATTGAGCGAGCTTGCCGACATTCGCAAGATCGACGGTATCGACGAACGGATCGCCGACCGCGCGCTGGAAGGTGTCGAGCTTGCTCAAGGTGCGCTGCCGCCGTTTGATCTCGAAGCGTTTCGCGAGGGACATCTGTCGCCCGTGTTCTTCGGCAGCGCCCTCAAGAATTTCGGCGTCGAGCAGCTTCTCGACGCGCTCGCGCAATGGGCGCCGGGACCGTTGCCGCGCAAGGCCACGCAACGGACGGTCGAGCCCGGCGAAGATCAGGTGACCGGCTTCGTGTTCAAGGTGCAGGCGAACATGGACCCGAACCATCGCGACCGCGTGGCGTTCGTCAGGCTGTGCTCGGGTCGCTTCAAGCGCGGCATGAAACTTCTGCATGTGCGCGACAACAAACCGATGACCGTATCGTCACCGACGTTCTTCTTTGGGCAAGGCCGCGAAACGGCGGACGAAGCCTATGCCGGCGACATTATCGGCGTTCCGAACCACGGGACGCTGCGCGTCGGCGATACGCTGACCGAGAAAGAGAACCTGAAATTCACGGGAATTCCAAACTTTGCGCCGGAGCTTCTGCGCCGTGTCGTCATTCAGGATGCGATGAAGGCGAAACAACTCAATCGGGCGCTCGACGATCTCGCAGAGGAAGGCATCGTGCAGGTGTTCACGCCGGTCGCCGGAGGCCGTCAGATTCTCGGTGTCGTCGGTCAACTGCAGTTCGAAGTCCTGCAATCGCGTGTCGCCAACGAATACGGAGTGCCGGTGACGCTGGAGCAGTCGCCGTTCGAGCTGGCGCGGTGGATCTCAGCAGACGATCCGGCGAAATTGCAGAAATTCGTCGACGCGCATCGCGGCGAGATCGCGACTGACCGCGACGGGGCGCTGGTGTTTCTGGCCGAGAGTGCCTGGATGCTGAAGTACAAGGGTGAAAAATTTCCGGACATAAAATTCGCCGCGCTCCGAGAACGCGGCGAATGA
- the hisF gene encoding imidazole glycerol phosphate synthase subunit HisF, whose translation MLKVRIIPCLDVKDGRVVKGVNFVDLIDAGDPVEAAAAYDAAGADELCFLDITASHENRDTIFDVVERTANRCFMPLTVGGGVRTVDDIRKLLEAGADKVSINTAAVSNRAFVKEASEKFGAQCIVVAIDAKKVSSEGEPPRWEIFTHGGRKPTGIDAIAYAREVAELGAGEILLTSMDRDGTKSGFDVALTRAISDAVSIPVIASGGVGTLQHLVDGVQNGHASAVLAASIFHFGTYTIPEAKTYMANAGLAMRMDA comes from the coding sequence ATGCTGAAAGTCCGCATCATTCCGTGCCTCGACGTCAAGGACGGCCGTGTCGTCAAAGGCGTCAACTTTGTAGATCTCATCGATGCGGGCGACCCGGTCGAGGCAGCCGCGGCCTATGATGCGGCGGGGGCGGACGAGCTTTGCTTTCTCGACATTACCGCGAGCCATGAAAACCGCGACACGATTTTCGATGTCGTCGAGCGGACGGCGAACCGCTGCTTCATGCCTTTGACGGTCGGCGGTGGCGTTCGAACCGTCGACGATATTCGCAAGCTTCTCGAAGCCGGCGCCGACAAGGTTTCGATCAATACTGCGGCGGTCAGCAATCGTGCATTCGTCAAAGAGGCAAGCGAGAAGTTCGGCGCGCAGTGCATCGTCGTCGCCATCGATGCAAAGAAGGTTTCGAGCGAAGGCGAGCCGCCGCGCTGGGAGATCTTCACACACGGCGGACGCAAGCCGACCGGCATCGACGCGATTGCTTATGCGCGCGAGGTCGCGGAACTCGGCGCGGGTGAAATTCTTTTGACGTCGATGGATCGCGACGGCACGAAGTCAGGGTTCGACGTCGCACTGACGCGCGCGATTTCGGATGCGGTTTCCATTCCGGTTATTGCTTCCGGTGGTGTTGGGACATTGCAGCATCTGGTGGATGGCGTGCAGAACGGCCACGCCAGTGCGGTGCTTGCCGCCTCGATCTTTCATTTCGGGACGTACACGATTCCTGAGGCCAAGACGTACATGGCGAACGCCGGCCTCGCGATGCGGATGGATGCCTGA
- the nth gene encoding endonuclease III — protein MAKAPKDRSPSSIPSSKPQRKSGKKATPLKKSAAKGGRRSLLTEAEIREVFRRFQAASPEPKGELQYVNPYTLLIAVVLSAQATDAGVNKATPALFKVADTPAKMVALGEEKLRDYIKTIGLYRNKAKNVVALSKRLVDEFGGQVPGDRDILETLPGVGRKTANVVMNIAFGHPTMAVDTHVFRVANRIGLSQGTTPRAVEADLLRVVPPKYALHAHHWLILHGRYVCKARRPECWHCLVNDICLYPDKTPAP, from the coding sequence ATGGCCAAAGCACCCAAGGATAGAAGTCCGTCAAGCATTCCCAGTTCCAAACCGCAACGCAAGTCAGGAAAAAAGGCGACGCCGCTTAAAAAATCGGCAGCGAAAGGGGGCCGCCGCTCGCTGCTGACGGAGGCGGAAATTCGTGAAGTTTTCCGCCGTTTTCAAGCCGCGAGCCCCGAGCCCAAGGGGGAGTTGCAATACGTTAACCCCTACACCCTGCTGATCGCCGTCGTGCTCTCGGCCCAGGCAACCGATGCCGGCGTCAACAAGGCGACGCCCGCCCTCTTCAAGGTCGCCGATACGCCCGCCAAGATGGTCGCGCTCGGCGAGGAAAAGCTGCGCGACTATATCAAGACGATCGGGCTCTATCGCAATAAGGCCAAGAACGTCGTCGCGCTGTCGAAGCGCCTCGTCGACGAGTTCGGCGGCCAGGTGCCGGGCGATCGCGATATTCTAGAAACGCTCCCCGGAGTCGGTCGGAAGACGGCCAACGTCGTGATGAATATTGCCTTCGGCCATCCGACGATGGCAGTCGATACGCATGTCTTCCGCGTCGCGAACCGCATCGGTTTATCGCAAGGAACGACGCCGCGTGCGGTCGAAGCCGACTTGCTTCGGGTTGTGCCGCCCAAATACGCGCTGCACGCCCACCACTGGCTAATCCTGCACGGACGCTACGTCTGCAAAGCTCGCCGGCCGGAATGCTGGCATTGCCTCGTCAACGACATCTGCCTCTATCCCGACAAGACACCTGCGCCTTAA
- a CDS encoding DUF2244 domain-containing protein, producing the protein MTDSLAEKQSSKETRFVLHPYRSLPPAGFLMLMIAIGLVSFIVGIIFFFMGAWPVFGFFGLDVALIYYAFKRNYRSGNLYETITLSPELLKLTRIHPSGRREEFDFNPYWTRVRVSVDHPDGRTSMRLMAQGKEVLFGQFLTDDERRNFADALTGALVTTRGSLF; encoded by the coding sequence ATGACTGACAGTCTCGCAGAAAAGCAATCCTCAAAAGAAACGCGATTTGTGCTGCACCCCTACCGGTCGCTGCCGCCTGCAGGCTTTTTAATGCTCATGATTGCGATCGGCCTCGTCAGCTTCATTGTCGGGATCATTTTCTTTTTCATGGGGGCTTGGCCGGTTTTCGGTTTCTTCGGCCTCGACGTTGCGCTGATCTACTATGCGTTCAAGCGCAACTATCGTTCAGGCAATCTTTACGAGACGATCACGCTCTCTCCCGAGCTTTTGAAGTTGACGCGCATCCATCCCTCGGGACGCCGCGAGGAGTTCGATTTCAATCCTTACTGGACACGCGTGCGCGTCTCGGTCGATCATCCGGACGGGCGGACGTCGATGCGGCTCATGGCTCAGGGGAAGGAAGTGTTGTTCGGTCAGTTTCTGACGGACGACGAGCGGCGCAATTTCGCCGATGCCTTGACCGGTGCGCTCGTCACGACGCGCGGGTCGCTGTTCTGA
- a CDS encoding VOC family protein, protein MAKAIHMMVRVLDEARSVKFYEDCFDLKVSDRRDWPDFTLIYMKNPENDFELELTVNKGRTEPYDLGNGYGHVAFAVDDLEAARSRIAAAGYQPKDIKTMTHDGKPFGKFFFIEDPDGYKIEVLQRGGRFQ, encoded by the coding sequence ATGGCCAAAGCGATCCACATGATGGTGCGGGTGCTCGATGAGGCGCGCTCGGTGAAATTCTACGAAGATTGCTTCGACCTGAAAGTCTCGGATCGCCGCGACTGGCCCGATTTCACACTCATCTACATGAAGAACCCGGAGAACGATTTCGAGCTTGAGTTGACGGTCAACAAAGGCCGCACGGAGCCTTACGATCTCGGCAATGGTTATGGTCACGTCGCTTTTGCCGTCGATGATCTCGAAGCCGCACGCTCCCGTATCGCAGCAGCTGGCTATCAGCCGAAGGACATCAAGACGATGACCCACGACGGCAAGCCGTTCGGCAAGTTCTTCTTCATCGAAGACCCCGACGGCTACAAGATCGAGGTTCTGCAGCGTGGCGGCCGGTTCCAATAA